The Montipora foliosa isolate CH-2021 chromosome 10, ASM3666993v2, whole genome shotgun sequence genomic sequence tcttaaaaaagcaaagttgtgttgacatcgtctgttgaccaaacttgatttatgcaaatacaaccgaaacacgcaggagtggtgttcacgattatgttataaaagaaatggtaagcgtgcagcgtacaactatcgagttatggacgcacttgggaggtttgctaagcactcaagaagctagagtcgcactcggctatcgcctcgtgcgactcttacgcttctcttgtgcttagcaacctcccgcgtgcgtccataactcgatagttgcacgctgcacgcttaccatttcttaaatagcggctgccagcggcgcctatgtatgctgatgtccgatctcacccatagatcacttgcttgtaaagtgcatttgaatatgtcaatagaaaacgcgctatataaattcattgccattaccattaccattaagAAGGCTCAAACCAAAACTTTTCCACTTAATGGTAATGTTATGATGCCATGTGAAACATTAACAGATGCTTAAAAAGAAtgatgcactcattaatgtgacgtaatgggttaccatggcaagcaaagagccatctaaaacaGCCTACATTTCGTCTTTAAACGCATATATctaaaaaacgaactcggtggcccccatttttttattgctggagagtgatttgcacgggggaggggaggggagggggcagGGGctctcaggagtcaatggattaattcCTACTGTCATATTTCCTCTTACATCAATGTTGCTTTGAATGCGAGCTGGTGTCACACTCTTGGGAATAACAGCCAATCCTCTCTGGATTTGGAAGCGGAGGCAGACCTGAGCAGGTGACTTGCCATACTTTTTGCCAATTTCCAGCATTTTAGGATCCTCCAGCAAAGATGGGTCCTCGGGCTTTGCCCAGGGACGATCTGGTGATCCCAGAGGACTGTACGCCGTCACTGTGCATAAAAGAATCAAGAACGAAGCAATTTTCAATACTTTACGAgaccataaagaaaacaaatgagAGAAATGAGTGATGCAcgcacttagctggacaatttaagaaattgtcgCAATTGAAAGTTCaagtggctccaacgggatttgaacctatGACCCATGCGATGCCAATACTTAAATTGTCCTGCTTAGTATGAGATCACTCAGTTCTTTCATTCGTCTATAACTATGATAATTATGACTACGATTAGTAAACAGAGTAAACAGGAAACACTCGAGGAAGTGAAAGAAGTTAAAACTCAAACTTGCCCATCAGGCAGTCAAAGTACACACTTAAGGTATGACCAATTGCTTCAGGGGTTCAATAATACAATACCACTTTATTTCACTATGCTACccacacacaacaaaagctggtttccaggtggggcgtaggtaaacacgttacaataaagtatatatgtatttaaaataaaaagtataTTGCATGGAATCAGTGTGATCCAGTAGAAGGCATGAAAGGCGAGGAGGCAAGTTTGTGTTTGAAATCCGAAAGCCATAGTGCGGTCTTTGCCTCATAGGAAAGATTGTTCCCCTGTGTATTTACCTGAGTAAATACCTGGATGTGCTCGATTCGAAAGTTTCAAATCTCGAGCAGGCATTACTCGGAGGCTACTCAGAGGTGATTAGTACTTGGATAATCATCTCTGAGTTAGCCAGTCAGCACGCACAGAGAGCACttttcacttgtgtggtatatacatACAGTACCACTtattaaccgagagtgaggtcatGCATACAGAGAAATCACAGACCGAGGCCTTGATGTGTTGACCGAGCGATAGTGAGGTCAATACATCAAGGCCGAGGTCTGAGATTTCCCTTTAATGACCAAACAGACAAGGTTAATAAGTTACTTATTATATGGCCTTTTTAGCACTCAGTCTTGGCCTATTCTTCGCGCTTTGGATAATAAAACTCGCTCTCGCTGTGGCTCTCTTCGTCGCTCATACTAAAGAAGTATCTGTCTgctagtttttctttcagttattgaaaataattatagttgtactttgtccatattttttgttgttttcgcctACGCACTCGTAGCTGTTACTCTCAACTCAAAAGAGCCGTTGAGCcaagaaaaattttcaaaatgcccAGTCATTATAAGAAAATCTTGCCCGCTCAGCAGCCAATAAGAATGCGCGTACTATTGTAGCCATATAAGAATAGTGGTaaatgaactttattcaagtgtcaactgtatttagcgctgaGGCTCTAACTGTACAGAAATCGGTTTTAGAAGAGGGGGAAAACTGgactacaaaattaatgtacccAGAGagaaaccaacaaactcaacccacatgtagcaacagtgctctcaccattgcacCATCTCTGCTTCCCTTTTCTTGAGTGCTGAACATGCCAAACCTTAACATTACATTGCACATAAATGCTGGAACTAAACattaagaagaaaaaaggacGGCACTGTCTCTTACGCTTGGCCGTTTTCATAGTAGCGGGGGTAGGAAAGCCTACTCAGATCCTCAATTCTTGCAATATTATTGGTCTTGATCTacacaatcaacaaaacatTTCTGGGCTCAGACTTCATGGTTTTACGAGTTTGACAGTGACCAACTCACCTACAATGTTCCTATTCTTGCAGTGTTCTATAAGTGGTTCTTGGTTTAAGTACGGGTGACATTCCACCTGTAGAACTGATGGCTTTATTCTTGCTTTGTCTATTATATCATCTACTTGCTGACTGCTGAAATTTGACAAACCTAAGAAACAAATTTTCAAGAAACAGTGAGCTGCAGACTTCTCAAGTTTACTGATTTGGACAAAAAATATCAGGACAAActcattaaaataaaaaaataaaaataaaataaagtaaaataaaataaaataaaattattggcTGCATGACTCATCATCTCCATCCATGAAATGAAGAACACAAAACATCCACCCCACTCTTATTGTTGGCAGATGAATAACACAAACACTTAATTTCAAACATCTCTTCGGCAAAGTGTCAAAGCGGGTATCCAAGGCGGAAGCGAACactagagtccaggctacatGCAAGACAGCGGCGAGGAAAGAACACACAGCCTCTGCGCGGGATTCCACAAGGCACATCTGcgccacctgcaacagagattgccactccaggatcgggctacacagtcatacaagatcctgccAAAATCCCCAGCGCTAACAATCGCCTCTTTTAGACAAGGATGCCACTAACTAATCTTGTATGCACAAATTCTCAAGAAAAAGCCTCAGGGTGACCATAATTATAATCATGATACTACATGGTGTATGGCAGGATTCCAGTCTTTGGGTCTGCAGGGTTGTTTAAATAAAGGCCAGTGCTGATCCAGAATAAAATTAATTAGACAAGACAACCAAGGGTTTTCCAGCCATTATAATCAAGCAACTTGGCACTTCAGACAGTGGAAAAGAGAGTTCAGGGcttaccagaaaaaaaaaaatcataatctTCCCTTACACTACAACCCAGGAATTCCCCGACAACTTAGCACACTGAACAAATCATGATGAGTCTAAACCATCATGTGACAATcttcaaacattattttaaattacatgtattaccAATTGCTCTGACAAGACCCTCATCAACAAGCTTCTCAATGGCTTCCCAGGTGTCGCTTGGATGATGGTATGCATAAATCATATTTCCTTGTTCATCTTTGGGGAAACGCTCATCACCATCTTTGAATGCAATTGGCCAGTGGATTAGATACAGATCCAGATATGCAAGACCTAAATCATCAAGTGTTTGCTTTGCAGCAGCATAGACATCTTTGGGGTTGTGTTTGGTGTTCCAGAGTTTAGATGTGATAAACAGATCCTCTCTGTTAACCTACATTATGTGGGGGAGATATAATggacattaataattattagctTGACTACAGCTACAATCTGTGACAAAAAGTGTTGAAACAAGGATACTGAACAAacatatgtacatgtagcagCTTAGACTGGGTGGTCAATAATCAATGCTGCTAGAAAAGTGCGTTGTTGAAAGGAATTAGGGGAAACGGGTGACATGCTATAATTACAGCTGCCTTAGGCTACAATGTATGGGCAATGACAATTTATTATGGTGGTGAAGCTGAACAAGATGTCAACCCAATGCCAAGAAATCTCTCCTCCCATTGTTGTCTACAATGCATGTCAAATGTCTTTCAAGTTTGCTTTACAAAATTGAACACACGCAGATAGCTGTacccttttttccaaaaattgtcCCTAAAAATCGGGGATGTTGATCTgcgggaacatttgaaaaatgCTGCTTCTGGTGTCCAGTTTTCTATCTTTGCAAATGATCTAATGCAAAATTAATATCTTAGCCACATTGATAAACTTTTAAATAGAACTTTTAAATTAggatatttgaatattttatctGAAAAGGATCGCCAGCTTTGGAAGCAAAGTAAGTCTCCCAACAATCCACTTCATCACATGTTCCCGAGAAGGCAATGGATTATAGAGTTTAAGAAATAGGGGTCACTCTTTCATTATACCAAGAATAAGGACTAAACGTTTTAAAAGTGTTGTCTGTTGTTCAGTGATGTTTTTGTGTCTGTATAATataagactattattattattattattattattattattattaatgcctGGTTACTATGCTACAAACGTTCCAAGGCAACAGGCAAGAATATAGACTTGTATGCCCCTGTGAAGGCCCTGCAGCTAAccccaatagacctctttcataatggcggccaaataaaatattcttttgtttcaatgttaatgagccctactaacctcgctacgacgagtaaatttcaaaataatatttgttttaaaacgagggcagtaggtctaattaacataaatataaaagaatgtaaattagtggtcgccatttatgaaagtggtctatgtcCGAACAGGAAACTACTGACCCACAGTCAGTCTCAAAGTTAACTAGCCTAAATTGCATTTAGCCATATACAACTATACATGTAAAGGATCCATTGTTTTTAATAACTGACATGGCAGTGATCACAAATAAACACTCTGGTTCAAGGATTGCTACAACCAAATCGCAGACACTCTtattctttggccatttcaacttgcGTACTTTAGGTAActgttacttctgaagatgtatgttggagcatatGGAAAcatcaagttcataaaaagttttacaacatgcgaTCTCGTTATGTCTATAACCACAGTTCGTTTGCTACAACCAAGCAAGACAAGCAAAATTTTACAAGAGATATCTGAATGCCCGGAGATGAGTCTTCAGAGTTTAAGAAGGAGGATATTTTTGGTCACTAGTCGTCCTGGAAGGATTTTCGATTCTTAAAGAAATTCAGGATAAATTAAGACTTCAATTGCATGGGAGGGGGACTTTGATATTATGAAGGGGCAGGGATTCTTGaggaaaattttgaattaaacccctaaaggagaccaatctgggtgtGGCTCAGGCTTTGTTTGAGTCCTAAAGGTGACCATATTCaaaacatatatatttttacatttcttcGCGTGAACCTCTCAAGGAGACCTTCATGGCTACAATACGATGgagttttgcccagaacacttTAAGAGaaaccaaaatccgaaatttacacctcTAGGCATTAGACAACAACTTCCCCCTGCCccaggattaaaaaaaaaaaaaattagctccTACTCTTGATCAACTTCGCAATTTGCACGTGTTATAATGTGATCCAATAATATATTTCTCATCAGCTGCCAAAGTGGGTTGCATAGAATTCTAGTGTATGTATTATACAAGAGGCATAACACTGGAATCTCTCCCTGGAAATTAAGCTACCTAACAGAACCATTAAAATATGGGTCAAGGCATTAAATTAGTATGATAATCTGGGACGTCGGGATCTGTGGACGCCGACCAACTAAGCTGCGATTTCACAAAAAACAGGAGAGTACTTCAGTTAAAGTCAACAGCGAACTCTAACTCATTTGCTTCCTACCACATTAAAAGTGTTGAGTTTTTACCGTAGTTCCTATGCAAGACTTAAAAGCTTCTCCAATTTCCTTTTCGTTGCCATAAATCGCCGCGCAATCGATATGTCTGTAGCCTGCTTGAATGGCTGCTTTCACAGCTTCGCCGACCTGTCCTGGCTTGCTTTTCCAAGTGCCCAGTCCAAGAGACGGAATCGATCTTCCGTTGTTCAACTTAAGAGTCTGAAAAGCCTCCATTTGTTGTTAAAAGGCAAAAATAAAACTCTTTGTCTACAAAAAACTATCTTCGAAAAACTAACCAAAGGCAATGCAAACTGCATgcagccgaaaattttgcaagATGATCTAACTGGTGATGTGATTATTCCTCCCCTCCCCTCAGAAGAACACAATAGAAGAACATAATAGTGTTATTGAGGGGTGGGAGGGAGGGGTGAGAGGCATACAAGAAACAATCAAGGGATATAAATTGCCCTAAGAAAACTTTCATGAGAAAAAAGTAAtcgataaaatattctttaaaATGGAAATCTCACGCTACCTTCAAAAGCTGTCTCACAAAACAGTCATCGTCGCAAACTAAGAAATTATTCCTTACCCACACCTCGGTGATCTTGCCAAGAGAGAAGGCGCGCGCGGAGGACTGGAACTAATAAAGATGGCGACTGAGAAAACTAGGACAGCAGAGATTTCTGAGATTAAAAACAAGGTTAAACGCAACGCTTTATACaagaaagagaaaataagaaaggcaaaagaaaagaggCAAAGGAAACTCAAAAGAAAACGGGAGGAGACTCAGGATCAAGAAGAGGTACATGCTTTGATTTGATTAAATACAGGGCAATCCTATAAATACACGTGGCTGTCGATTCTCTTATCAAAGAGAAATTCGCGCCTGCAATTTAGCGTCAAGGGGCTGTAGTTATAGAATACTTATAGTCTGTGTGGCTCGGAAGGTCGTTAATGGCTTGACACCAGCCACCAAGCCCCAAAGGTTCTCTATTAATAACGATACAGGCTGTTGTGAATATGGCCGTGCTGTTGTTGTTCTAAACACTCATCTGACAGGTactttaataataatgactGTAACAGAGCTAGTTGATTCTGCAAGTAGTCAATTGgtattaaaaaacaaacatagTGTTTAGTGTAATATATCAATAATTtccgggcaaccctaaaacccggaatccggaatccggaatcacagtacaatacagagagtaaacactatcctaaacattcttaaaagctaaccttaggcctaattaggcctaaaaacgtttgtttaggcctaattaggcctaaggttagcttttatgaatgttcaggatagtgtttactctctgtattgtactgtgattccggattccaggttttagggttgcccatAATTTCCTGTGGCAAAGGGGAAAAATTGTAATTTGAAACTCTGAAACATGAAGATGGACATTAAAAGGTCTTACTTCATTCCCGGCTTTTGTTTTTAGAGAGAATAAAAGGGGATGGGGCCATTGGGTGTAATGCAGGGGTCACTGGTTATTATGTGTAAGCCAGCGTTACAGTAATTTGGAGCTATGGGATCGTCATCCTTCTTTCATTCCTCTCCAGCACCAGGTTTGTAAGGTCCTCTAAATTGCTTAGTGTCCTGTCCCGCTTTAAGGGAAGACCTACGTTAGGTGACTTTCTTCCTTCCTGGTCTTAAGCACCATTGGTATGTTGTAAGGACtaatattgatttttttgatATGTTTATCATTCTGTACTTCTTTGCAGCCTCCACCAAAGCAAGTACCTAAAACTTTAGAAAACACTCGTGTCTTTGATGAAACAGTTGTAGAGGTACATGACGAAGAGGTAAGCCAGTTATCTTTATTCCAGAAAACATTGATTGATACAATTACTACCTTTGTGGCTATTAATGAATTAGGACTTAATGTTGTTTACCAATAATGCTAGGTATTGATTGATGAAGAAGCTGATGAATTTGCAGCATACTTTAGACGTGAAGTCACACCAAAAGTCCTCATCACCTCTAGTGACAGATCGAAAGTGGTAAGCGTGCTTTTGCTCCcaaatatattttaattattattatttttgtggaTGTCTGCATGTATGGTGACCAAAGTATTTCAAGTGTTCAGGACACCCAATGAGTCTGTGTCAACCATTGAAGTATTAAATGTTGATGATGCCATCTGCTGAGTGCTGCCCTTCGTTATTCAATTATGGCAAAGTGTTTCACTGCAAGCGCAggcagtttgttttttttttttgtgtgagtTAAGCTATTAACATGTACAATGAACTCTTACTAACTGTAAGGAGCCAGCTCTTCTTATTGTAGTTGCTGTAAGTTGGCTGCCGTCTGGCTGTTCCTCCCATCGGTTTTTGTTAAATGAAGCAAAATCATAAAAGGATGTATACACGTACAGTGTACATTGTCATAGGTTTTATCAGAAGGCGGTCACCGGCTGTATACCGccgtctgtttgtcagaaatttgtctcTCACAGccggctactctgccttgattttcactcaaaccatTGTAAAAGATAAGAGTGACTGCTGCTTACATTGATTACCACAGTCACTActgcaaaagttattgaaagccctgatttgtacatgtatggcACTGGCTGGCTTTACCACAGtcaagcatttgtaaatttctgGCTGACTTCAAGAGCCTTTGTTGTTCCCATAATGacaataagggaataacatgactttttgagggaatattgtttatttgcgcccgcgtAGTGTCATTTGCAGCCCGAGCaccgcaaatgacactacaagggctaaaataaacaatattccagaaaaaagtcatgtcattatcattgttatcaatagacaaggccaaatgatatcaagaatgcgagttttaataatacaagccaTCACTTCAATTTTTTGCTCGGCGACGATTCGACGACTGAAAAAACTGCAGTTCAAAACGGGAGTTTCGCAAATGAATGGTTTTCCCTCGTCAACACTAGGCTTACTCTAATTGGTTAAAATCCATCGGAtgatgaagcaagaaccaatcagctgtagggctgataatgcattagcagcccgctgtcagtcttttgcggcccgctgagcgtgtgttttgaagaggtagattttctatttggccgcatATATTGATTATAATAATGACTAAATTCAGGTTGATTTTGTCAGCGATGGTCATACTTTTTTATCCATTCAACAGCCGACGTACATGTACTTACACATGTACAATGATTTATTTAGTCAGTTTCAAAATAATGCATTAGTTTGCACAGGAACACACACGCTCAAAAAGTAGGAGGCTTCAAACTGATataatgaataatattttatattGATACACATTGCAGATATTGCataatttgttattttgttttgacaagaGACAAAAGTGTTGTGAGGAGGTCAAAACGTTTGATTTTATCTGTAACATGCTTAATATTGCCTTAGGACAGTGCTTCAGTTTAAAACATTTCTGTTGATTCAAAATCTAATTTACTAAAATAATATCTGTCTGCTACTGTAGGTACAATGTTATaagcatttttttatttattgtacCCTCAGAAAACAGTCCAGTTCATGAAAGAACTCCAGAAAATAATTCCCAACTCAGAAGTCCGACTTCGTAAAGGCTTAGACTTGAAGAAAATCATTCCCCAGGCCAAAGAGAAAGGATTTACAGCAATGGTGGTTGTCAATGAAGACAGAAAATTACCAAGTATCTTTTATTAATACTGCTTAAAATAATTGTTCTTTTCCCCCTGGCATGCATGTCCACAGAGGTTTTGATTACGACACCTTGGATGTCACTGGGTGGAGTACAGGGGCGGACGAGGATTTTTCTCAGGAAGGGGTGCACCCTGCACTCTttgcctacatgtacatgtagatccaGCCCTGGGTGTAGCAGTCATCATCTGCACCTCCTTCATGTACCTCTCAGTCAGTCTGTGATTGTATGAGGGCTGTCAGTTATAGTTGCTCTCTCAACATGGCTGTGGTATTCCTTCCCCATCAAAATCATCACTCATCTAATTACATAGTAGCCGTGGTGCTGTGCTTTGAGATCATCCATGATCTATTGTGGTTCTAATTTTTCTTGGTTTacaaattttcaaaccagtCCAATGTTgagttttctttgtctaatatcATGATGGTAATGAATATcggaagcaaaagaaaaatggaAGAGATGTGGCAGTTACTGAGTGAGGCCTGCAGCTCATCCATGTCTTGCCGTTTACCACAACATTGCTTTCTGTGGCAAATATACAATGTAGGCAAAACCTTGAGGAGATTTTAGCATGCCATGCTCCTACTGAGGTGAGAATGCAGGTTGCAGCAAATGTATAAATACTTTCGGGGAGTATTGCAGTTTGGAAATTTTTTAACCAAATGTAACAATTGAACCATAACATGATTATTAGTTCCATATACGAGTGTATTGCTTTCCCTTAACAGTTTGATGTCAGATGGAATAGTCATTACTCACTTGCCCAATGGACCAACAGCGCACTTCAAGTTAACCAGTGTTAAACTTGGCAAGGAAATTAAGGTACAACTTAACATCTCTGTCATCTcaactttcattaatttttagtACAaacttaattattttctttgcagAACTTTTTACTTTAAAGTCTCTGACTAGCAGTAATTTCATCATTCTGTGACTGGAGCAATGAAATGAATGGGTTCAATACCTGTTGAGGTATTCTGAATGCCGGATTGATGTCACAAAGTAAAGTGGGACTGGGTATTGAACCCATCCTCCTCCATTGCTCTGTATGTCACAGATCAACATAATGGCTTGCTTTCACATCTTCCAAAGCATACAAAAAAATGAGTTTCCATTAAAGAAGgttacaaaaacaacaaagcgCTATGTTTGAGACAAAATTGTGGCGAATATTAATTCAGGTGGAAACATTTGTTGAGGTGAGAGGCATTctcattcttcttcttcttcttttttttttttttcgggtctGCCTTGTTATGCAAGTTTCTTCTTTTTAAACATGAAGAGGCGCTACAAAAGGGCCGCTTCACGCACTGCTTGttttcgaattcattcaagcatgaCTGATTAATTACCCAAGATGTTGATCAACAAACAGGAACACTGAGACAGaagccctaaaagatatttctagcgtGAGAAAAAGGGACTcgagattaaaaaaaagaacaacagataacattttatgacGTACATGTATAACAGACTTTTTTCTTGCACATATTATCAAGGAGCTCTG encodes the following:
- the LOC137973459 gene encoding aldo-keto reductase family 1 member A1-like gives rise to the protein MEAFQTLKLNNGRSIPSLGLGTWKSKPGQVGEAVKAAIQAGYRHIDCAAIYGNEKEIGEAFKSCIGTTVNREDLFITSKLWNTKHNPKDVYAAAKQTLDDLGLAYLDLYLIHWPIAFKDGDERFPKDEQGNMIYAYHHPSDTWEAIEKLVDEGLVRAIGLSNFSSQQVDDIIDKARIKPSVLQVECHPYLNQEPLIEHCKNRNIVVTAYSPLGSPDRPWAKPEDPSLLEDPKMLEIGKKYGKSPAQVCLRFQIQRGLAVIPKSVTPARIQSNIDIFDFELSAEDMKVIESFNIRFRVCIPMIEVDGKKVPRDAAHPHYPFER
- the LOC137973460 gene encoding ribosome production factor 1-like, yielding MATEKTRTAEISEIKNKVKRNALYKKEKIRKAKEKRQRKLKRKREETQDQEEPPPKQVPKTLENTRVFDETVVEVHDEEVLIDEEADEFAAYFRREVTPKVLITSSDRSKVKTVQFMKELQKIIPNSEVRLRKGLDLKKIIPQAKEKGFTAMVVVNEDRKLPNGIVITHLPNGPTAHFKLTSVKLGKEIKNHGRTTNHRPELILNNFGTRLGRSVARLLASLFPHDPQFQGRQCVTFHNQRDFIFFRQHRYIFKNHKKTGLQELGPRFTLKLRSLQRGTFDSKFGEYEWIHKRKEMDTSRKKFFL